The following coding sequences lie in one Desulfobacteraceae bacterium genomic window:
- a CDS encoding GntR family transcriptional regulator, translated as MPETRTEILNPQSPLPLYHQLAELLAGRIRSGDYLPGARIPSEHQLAAAFAIGRPTARQAIEVLVRRGLVVRRRGSGTYVREPRREVDLFSLDGTSASFHRKGLAVESRIIAPLALKTIDAAGENPFAGEKAYFLERLTCVEAAPVLIETLFLHPGLFAGLADLDLEGRSLSAIAEERYFLRPNGGRQSFQIAYLDAGRARHLQVTPETPVLAVTRLLHFPQAQNGVFSELYCRTDQFVFSQNIGGPGDA; from the coding sequence ATGCCCGAGACCCGCACCGAAATTCTCAATCCCCAGTCGCCGCTGCCCCTTTACCACCAGCTGGCGGAGCTGCTGGCCGGCAGGATCCGCAGCGGGGACTACCTGCCGGGGGCCCGGATCCCTTCCGAACACCAGCTGGCGGCGGCCTTTGCCATCGGGCGGCCCACCGCCCGCCAAGCCATCGAGGTCCTGGTGCGCAGGGGGCTGGTGGTGCGCCGGCGCGGATCGGGCACCTACGTGCGGGAGCCACGCCGGGAGGTGGACCTGTTTTCGCTGGACGGCACCAGCGCCTCGTTCCACCGCAAGGGCCTGGCGGTGGAAAGCCGGATCATCGCCCCGCTGGCGCTCAAAACGATCGACGCCGCGGGAGAGAACCCGTTTGCCGGCGAAAAGGCTTATTTTCTGGAGCGTCTCACCTGCGTGGAGGCCGCTCCGGTGCTGATTGAAACCCTCTTTTTGCACCCGGGGCTTTTTGCCGGCCTCGCGGATCTTGATCTGGAGGGCCGCTCGCTTTCGGCGATCGCCGAAGAGCGCTATTTCCTGCGCCCCAACGGCGGCCGGCAGAGCTTTCAAATCGCCTATCTCGACGCCGGGCGGGCGCGTCACCTGCAGGTGACACCGGAAACCCCCGTGCTCGCCGTCACCCGCCTGCTGCACTTCCCCCAGGCCCAAAACGGCGTTTTTTCGGAACTTTACTGCCGCACGGATCAATTCGTCTTTTCGCAAAACATCGGAGGACCTGGTGATGCATAA
- the trpB gene encoding tryptophan synthase subunit beta: MHKRGYYAEFGGAFLPEILNATFDELEAVFEAAKADPDFWPAYQDVMATYSCRATPLTFAANLTRHFGGARIYVKREDLNHTGAHKANNVMGQGLLVKRMGKTRVIAETGAGQHGVATATMAARFGFECTIYMGEVDVERQRPNVFWMERLGATVVPVRNGTRILKDAINEAFRDWVGNMDTTHYVLGTACGPHPFPEMVTYFQSIIGREARRQILEREGRLPKRVYACVGGGSNAMGLFSGFLDDPVELVGVEAGGKGLASGRHAARLCSADASVGVAQGYRTFFLQDSDGQMRETHSISAGLDYVGVSPILANFKQSGRARFEAATDAEVLEALSLTMRREGLIPALESAHAFAQAFKEAPDMTPEDIVIINQSGRGDKDIFTIAEAFEDPAWREFIKHKAEQYDA; the protein is encoded by the coding sequence ATGCATAAACGGGGCTATTATGCCGAATTCGGAGGGGCGTTTCTACCGGAGATCCTGAACGCGACCTTTGACGAACTGGAGGCGGTCTTCGAGGCCGCCAAGGCCGATCCCGACTTCTGGCCGGCCTACCAGGATGTCATGGCCACCTACTCCTGCCGCGCCACGCCACTGACCTTCGCGGCCAACCTCACCCGTCATTTCGGCGGGGCGCGCATCTACGTCAAGCGCGAGGACTTAAACCACACCGGCGCCCACAAGGCCAACAACGTCATGGGCCAGGGGCTGCTGGTCAAGCGCATGGGCAAAACGCGGGTGATCGCCGAAACCGGCGCCGGCCAGCACGGGGTGGCCACCGCCACCATGGCGGCGCGCTTCGGCTTCGAGTGCACCATCTACATGGGCGAAGTCGACGTGGAGCGCCAGCGCCCCAACGTCTTCTGGATGGAGCGCCTGGGCGCCACGGTGGTGCCGGTCCGCAACGGCACCCGCATCCTGAAGGATGCCATCAACGAGGCCTTCCGCGACTGGGTCGGCAACATGGACACCACCCACTACGTCCTCGGGACGGCCTGCGGCCCGCACCCCTTCCCGGAGATGGTGACCTATTTCCAGTCGATCATCGGCCGCGAGGCCCGGCGCCAGATTCTCGAAAGGGAGGGCCGGCTGCCCAAGCGGGTTTATGCCTGCGTGGGCGGCGGCTCCAATGCCATGGGGCTTTTTTCGGGGTTTCTGGACGACCCGGTGGAACTGGTGGGGGTTGAGGCCGGCGGCAAAGGCCTCGCTTCGGGCCGGCATGCCGCGCGCCTGTGCTCGGCGGATGCCAGCGTGGGGGTGGCCCAGGGCTACCGGACCTTTTTCCTGCAGGACAGCGACGGTCAGATGCGCGAGACCCACAGCATCTCGGCCGGACTGGACTACGTGGGGGTCTCCCCGATCCTGGCGAATTTCAAACAGTCCGGCCGGGCGCGCTTCGAGGCCGCCACCGATGCCGAGGTGCTGGAGGCCTTGAGCCTGACCATGCGCCGGGAGGGTCTGATCCCGGCCCTGGAGTCGGCCCACGCCTTTGCCCAGGCCTTCAAGGAGGCGCCGGACATGACCCCCGAGGACATCGTCATCATCAACCAGTCCGGGCGCGGCGACAAGGACATCTTCACCATCGCCGAGGCCTTCGAAGACCCCGCCTGGCGGGAGTTCATCAAACACAAGGCGGAGCAATACGATGCTTGA
- a CDS encoding cation:proton antiporter gives MEIPILKEAVVIFGLSIGVILVCHRLRIPAIIGFLITGVVAGPHGLRLVGAAHEVEMLAEIGVILLLFVIGMELSFTELLRLKKPVFLGGTTQVLLTIIVFDALALLLGFSMGKAVFAGFLVALSSTAVVLKILSDRAEMSTPHGRIGLGILIFQDLIVVPMMLLVPFLSGQAGDLGPSLLLLVGKSVGIIALLYVLGKVVIPRVLLLVVRTRSRELFLMTTLGLCFSIALLTSKMGLSLSLGAFLAGLLMSESEYSLSALEGILPFRDVFTSVFFVSIGMLLDLNFFFGNLGLVLTVTLAVLLVKGVIVSMAGLVLGFPLRVAALTGLSLCQIGEFSFVLAGVGMTYGLMAASEYQLFLAVAIVTMSLTPFLIMASPRFSDFLAAKLPWGAGPLVPAGNGCETETPEDHLIIVGFGIGGRHLARAARMAGIRYVVLEMNPDTVRNEGAKGEPISYGDAAQPAVLAHAGVARARILAVVIADPAAIRRITEAARRANPALRIVVRTRFVTEIQPLKELGANEVVPEEFETSIGIFTRVLATYLVPVREIERFAAEVRGENYGFLCETGSPDQSFCSVRDVLTGHEVVSLVVDPGAPLVGKSLKEAALRQVHGLTVVAVRRGDQTIANPEADFRLRAADLAYVFGEHRRVLGKLHLFRKPEPDHPAEPV, from the coding sequence ATGGAAATACCGATCCTCAAAGAGGCCGTGGTCATCTTCGGCCTGTCCATCGGCGTCATTCTCGTCTGCCATCGTCTCCGCATTCCGGCCATCATCGGTTTTCTAATCACCGGGGTGGTGGCCGGACCCCACGGCCTGAGGCTGGTGGGTGCGGCCCACGAGGTCGAGATGCTGGCCGAGATCGGGGTCATCCTGCTGCTCTTCGTCATCGGCATGGAGCTCTCCTTCACGGAGCTTTTGCGTCTGAAGAAGCCCGTTTTCCTGGGTGGCACCACCCAGGTGCTTTTGACCATCATTGTCTTCGACGCCCTGGCCCTGTTACTGGGCTTTTCCATGGGCAAGGCGGTCTTTGCCGGGTTTTTGGTGGCCCTTTCCAGCACCGCGGTCGTACTCAAAATCCTTTCCGACCGGGCGGAGATGAGCACCCCGCACGGCCGCATCGGTCTCGGTATTCTGATTTTCCAGGACCTCATCGTGGTGCCCATGATGCTGCTGGTGCCTTTCCTCTCCGGCCAGGCAGGCGACCTGGGGCCCTCTCTGCTGCTGCTGGTGGGCAAGTCGGTGGGGATCATCGCGCTGCTCTATGTCCTGGGCAAGGTCGTCATCCCCCGGGTGCTGTTGCTGGTGGTACGCACCCGCAGCCGGGAGCTGTTTCTCATGACCACCCTGGGGCTCTGCTTCTCCATCGCGCTGCTGACCTCCAAGATGGGCCTGTCGCTTTCCCTGGGGGCCTTCCTGGCCGGGCTGCTGATGTCCGAGTCGGAGTACTCCCTCTCCGCCCTGGAGGGCATCCTGCCTTTTCGGGACGTCTTTACCAGCGTCTTCTTCGTTTCCATCGGGATGCTCCTGGACCTGAACTTCTTTTTCGGCAACCTCGGGCTGGTGCTGACGGTCACCCTGGCCGTGCTGCTGGTCAAGGGCGTCATCGTCTCGATGGCCGGGCTGGTCCTGGGCTTTCCGCTGCGGGTGGCGGCCCTGACGGGACTCAGCCTCTGCCAGATCGGTGAGTTCTCCTTTGTCCTGGCCGGGGTGGGGATGACCTATGGGCTGATGGCCGCATCCGAGTACCAGCTCTTCCTGGCGGTGGCCATCGTGACCATGTCGCTGACGCCCTTTCTGATCATGGCCTCGCCGCGCTTCTCCGACTTTCTGGCTGCCAAACTGCCCTGGGGTGCCGGCCCCCTGGTCCCCGCCGGCAACGGTTGCGAGACCGAAACCCCCGAAGACCACCTGATCATCGTGGGCTTCGGCATCGGTGGACGGCATCTGGCGCGGGCCGCCAGGATGGCCGGGATCCGCTACGTGGTGCTCGAGATGAACCCCGACACGGTGCGCAACGAGGGCGCCAAGGGCGAGCCGATCTCATACGGTGACGCGGCCCAGCCCGCGGTGCTGGCCCATGCCGGGGTGGCCCGGGCGCGCATTCTGGCCGTGGTGATTGCAGACCCGGCGGCCATCCGGCGCATCACCGAGGCCGCGCGCAGGGCCAACCCGGCCCTGCGCATCGTGGTGCGTACCCGTTTTGTGACCGAAATCCAGCCGCTCAAGGAACTGGGTGCCAACGAGGTGGTGCCCGAGGAGTTCGAGACCTCCATCGGGATTTTCACCCGGGTCCTGGCCACCTACCTGGTGCCGGTGCGCGAGATCGAACGCTTCGCCGCCGAGGTGCGCGGCGAGAACTACGGTTTTTTGTGCGAAACCGGTTCCCCGGACCAGTCCTTCTGCAGCGTCAGGGACGTGCTGACCGGACACGAGGTCGTCTCGCTGGTGGTGGACCCGGGCGCCCCCCTGGTGGGCAAGAGCCTCAAGGAGGCGGCCCTGCGCCAGGTCCACGGCCTGACCGTGGTGGCCGTCAGACGCGGCGACCAGACCATCGCCAACCCCGAGGCCGACTTCCGGTTGCGGGCCGCCGACCTGGCCTACGTGTTCGGCGAGCACCGGCGCGTGCTGGGAAAACTGCACCTGTTCCGAAAGCCTGAGCCGGACCACCCTGCGGAGCCGGTCTGA